The Megalobrama amblycephala isolate DHTTF-2021 linkage group LG1, ASM1881202v1, whole genome shotgun sequence genome segment gctatgcctttctatttaagtgactatattctgattataaactaagtattagactactgatgctcaacacaccagcaaatgacTCTCACCGGAGGTTTtcgagctggcttatattaataCAGAAGTTCTAATGAACActccgtgcatatagtccattgacaggcgactcctcatacgtcctggagccttggttaaaattgcaattttctcacgatttacaaatagttggaaacatttgggatatagtaagtactcaagtgaacaaaatatataacactggcctagtggtttttggatattttactgcaaaaatattacatattgcacctttaactctaTTTTCCATCAATCCATGTTTTGACTGTTATATGgtgctattacacatcttctgaaagagaacagaatctccagatcaaaacacatGAGAAGAAGTAGAAACCAGTGATAGAAGCATTGCTGATGCACATGTAAAATAACGCCATCAACAGATTTTAAAACAGCATATAGATCAAAACAGCTGAACGAAATGTTGAACCCATGAAGAGGAAACAACTGAGGCTTTGGGGGCGTTGATGGACTCTGTCAACTCCATCCGTGTTTTGATCATCAGTCTGAATCTGGACCAGCTGTTGGTCAAAAACACAGCTctcttttgttcaaaatgttgctttttagCACACTGTTTCCATGTAAACACAGAGGCTCTTTCTGTTGATATATTGCAGGGAAACAGACAGGTTCAACAGCCTGTTTTACTTAGAAATGCATCACATTAGTGAAATGAGTTGCAAACGTCATGAATTTAAGGACTGTAAGCTAACACACCTTCAGTGATTGGCCTCTAATAACCTGCACTAAAAGCAAGAAGTCTAGAGTAGCAGCACTGATAATATTAACAACATTGTGACGGAGCTGCTCACCATAGAGAATAACCCTGAATCTTTTGGATTTGCTCATTTTGTTGATGAAGAGCTTCAGATGATAATCTCCAGAGTGTGTGATTTTGACATCTCTGATGGTGAGATCTCCTGTCTCGCTGTTCAGCTGCAGTCGCTCTCTGAATCTCTCGTCATCTCCAAATGAGGTCTCTTTGGTCTGTACGTTAATTTGAGCAATGTCAGAGCCTCTAGGTCCGAAACTCCAGAGTATTTTATCATATCTCTGTAGTTCAGTTATACCAGTGTGTagagtgacagaatctcccGCTGTCACTTCTTTGGTCTTCATTTCATCTGTTCATAGCACCCAGAGAaggaaacaaatatattttgtgagTGAACAAACTGAATGAAACCATCATATACACAATAAACACACAATGCAATCAAGAACTCTACTGATGTTATTCTGAAAATCTGCAGTTTAATAGCTTGTGAATGCCCAGTTCTCTCAATCTCTCTAAAGAACCCTGCAGTTTCTTACTTTTATGGTGTTGAATTATTTCCTTGAAACCTTTTAATGACTTAAACAGATCAAGTAGGAAACCTGAATCCTTACCCTTCAGTCGAGAGTACTTGTGGCGATAGTAACACACACCAACGATTACAGCAGCAGCCACAACCAGCAGCACAGAGATACAAACCAGTGCAGCTAAAACACCTGAAGACAGACTTGGTTCAGGAACAGCTGGAGAAAGAGACAGTCATTAGTGTAAATGAGTCTGAGGGATTCAATCTGATTCAGGTTAAAGGGCTGTGTGTTGGATATTACAGCTGTGGAATATAATAGTTTTTACGATGCATTGCAATGCTGGTGTGAATGATTCTGCATTGatgcataaacacaaaaagGCCTATCATACATATTTATGTACTGTTTTATTAAAGAACTCATTGATGCCCGGACAAAaaagttgctgtttgatcatgaattcaaacattataaatattttcacaCATTCTATAATAACATTACCAGAGAATTTGAAcaattcattgtttttttttttaaagcataatAATTTGCAATGTAAAAATGATCATTAAAACATGATCTACTCACCAACTAACACTTCAAATCTCTTGTAAAAGGTCTCTTTAGTGTTGCTGATCTGTAGTTGATAAACTCCAGAATCTGTGGTTCTgctgtttgtgatggtcagagatccagtttgattatCCAGCTgtagtctgtctctgaatctcaaATCTTCACCATATGAGATTCTCTGAATTGTAATATCGATTTCTGCTAATAAAGTGTCTGGACTCAACATCCACAGAATCACATCATATTTCTGAATTTCATTAACACCAGGATGTAGAGTGATGGATTCTCCCTCTTTCTGGTTTGTTATCCCAGCAAAAAACACATctggagaaaaaacaaaaacagatttcCAATTTCACTGATTGATCAGATATTTAATGAGATAATAGTCTATCATAAGTGGATTCTGGAGAATGAGTTAATGGTAGGTATGGAAGGGTACACGAGATGTCAAATGCCAGTTTCCTGAGGATGAGATCCTTCTTGTTTTTATAGTTTGTAGGATGGTGTATAGATTTCATTCTTATATAaaagttatgtttttttacagtccTTTGGCCAATGACATTACTGCATCCAAAGGCAATCAAGACAGTAGGTCCTCTAGTAAATAATCCAAGAGTAAGCATAACAGAAAAATGCTCTACAAAGACATACAAAAagcaaaacatgaaataaaGCAACACGTACATTTgggcaacaaacaaacaaggaaGCAAGAGCAGCAGACAGCATGAGGCAAATTAAACTGGATCTGATTCTTCTGCTACTTCCCCATTTTATACAAAACATATgccttgtccaaatacccacacctGCGGTCTTGGCCACTTCAGAGCATGTGCACATGACAGGAAGTAAAGTGCGCAAGACTGTcccatgtcttaaaaatgcccaagtgcagtgcccttaatgcacactaaacccacactatCTTGAATACCGCTTCTGATCGCCATTCGAAGCTAagcgtatcccatcatgcattatgttctGGAACTCACTTGCCCCAAAATAGCGAGATGTCAGGGAAAACATACGactgtaagttaaattaattatatagtaCATAtaattttgtagtaaaatataatgtgttgtgcattttattgatgcaaagatgagtggATGCAAATATGTCTATTTTGTAAATCTACTGctttttatcacttaattagAACCACCACaattcttcagtcgaaaagaaatgaaggtttttgatgaaaacattccaggattattctccttatagtggacttcaatggtctccaggcggttgaaggtcaaaattacagtttcagtgcagcttcaaagggctttaaacgataccagacgaggaataagggtcttatctagagaaactatCATCATCATAGTTTgaaataattgttatatacttgcactagcatattgtgtatgacaatttagttcaaactttgacctgtggagggcagtaatacacttagcagcgtctacactgctggaattctaatagagaagaagaagaagagagctagttcaagatgagcatttatggttaaaatgtataaaatgtatttattttttttagaaaatgagtgatggtttctctagataagacccttatttctcgactgggatcactgtaaactataattttgaccttcaaccgtttggtgcccattgaagtccactaaatgaatgaatgttttcatcaaaaaccttcatgtCTGTTTGaagtttcatttgaaagtgatcCTATCCTTTAAACAGTTTTACTACACACCTatatagccaatcagaattgagTTTACAGACAGACCATGGTATTAATGTTTCTGTACACAGACAACAGGGCTATAAacagtggcgtaactttgttttaaaaagtgggtgggacaggaatgtgtATGTGCCATTAGTCCCGAGAGTATGTATATTAGTTAAAAAATACGAGGAACCGTAGTTGATATCggattgtcctgatggactggTGGCAGTATTTTTTGTTTAGCGTGCAAGAGGTTCTGGGTTCGAACCCAaccatgtatgattttttttttttttttttcattaaaaccaaagatgttcattaagattgtatatcaagagcagggataCGTTTATGTGtagctattttgttttgtgatttcaaccTAACAAATAGAGAGTCTCTGCAACAGAGTGACAGATTGAAGCGCTCGTCCGTGTGAACACGGCTCAGTGTGCACGAGCGTcaagagaacactgttgcgcCTCTGATAGCAGCgacaacgagcactcaacatgatttcaaaaacaacacattctagcgccagatcgcctattattaacacaaactgataatcaactagaggtgtttcttttgtagaggtttcaaaaagtggtcgggacaatatcgaccctttcaaaaagtggtagggacatgtcccacccgtcccgcccgcaaattacgcctatggCTATAAAACATCTAGACCTGAGCCACTCACCATGGACGGTCACACTGAATGTCTTGTATGAGGTCTCGTTGCTGATGATCCTTAGCTGATAATCTCCAGAGTGTTTGGTCCTGATGTCACTGATGGTCAGGGATCCGGTCTGATTGTCCAGCTGCAGTCTGTCTCCGAATCGTCCGTCATCAACATCATAAATTGAAATCATCAGATTTTTTCCACTGAGTTTAGCGATAATAGACTTCTGAGCTCCATACATCCACATCATCAGATCAACCTTGTGTATTTCAGTAAGGTCAGAGTGTAAAGTAATGGAATTTCCCTCCAAAATGGACAGCTTCTTAGTTTCACCCACCTCACCAGACACACCTGCAAACAGAAAAATCTGCAAATCTGAAGCGGCATAAAACCACGAAAATGCTATTTTGAATTGGCATTAATGCATTTACACAGGAATCAAAATTAACAATGTTTTGATCAAAGTTTTAAAATGACAGTTTTAACAAAGTTTTATAAaactgtttaattaaaaaaagaaattatagcctataaagtcacaataaataaacaaaaatgatgtCCTACGCATACAAGACTATATCACACGCTTTGATGTGTGTCATAATTCTGTGGTACTGGTTATTATATATTTCTGAAACAGACAGAAACAAtgaaattatgaattattacaCCGGGTACATCATTGGACACCCagtaagttttaaaaaaaatattaaatgaagatataaatgattaaattagttgtaaattaaatatttttaaacactaaCACAAAAAGGAAAGAATAATGCATTGACTGGTGTATGTAAAGGCCTATACATTAACACATATTAAAACACAATACTCTTCTGAGGTTTATAGGCTATTGTGtcttattaaaattaattgctaTCTCAAAAGGATGCACTGCGCCTGCCTTGTGCACGGCTCGAACCACAGCACAGTTGCACACAGGATTGCAATGCAAGATTTTCATAAATAACTTGCCATTTTGGTTTGTTTCTGACCAAACCCTACAGTATACTTGTAATGGCCAATAGCCTACAGCACAGATTTGCATGTGCTTGAAAAAAGTGAAAGTCAACACCTCTGTGTGAAAAGAAGCAATGCTGAATGTGAGGTTCTGAGGTAAATATTTAAACAGGGCCTTGGCACTCGGGAACAGCCTTCATGTATGTCCAGATCACACACTGCCAGAGCTATCTGAGATTTCAGCTCTCACATCCAGTCTGAAACAGACAGCGACTTTACAAATgtggaaaatcacaaaagcaaaacGAAACCATATTATGACACTGGTGATAATAACAAGTATAACATCATCTTGTAAAGTAGCTGTCTTTTTTCTTTGCATTTGTGCTTTATTAcctcagaaataaattatattattatcagaattattttatttgactgttttttaaattgttttaaatcaggTATAAGGTTGTTTGAGTATTTGTTGTGTTTGACACATTTCAGGGTTTTGAGCTGCAATATCCTGCCTtgtcaaactttaaataaaacgaaactaaactataatttcctatcataattataatattttaaacaaaaataacattctttaaGTAGCTGTTGGCATGAAGACTGTCATCAAAACTAAAGGATTATATTCCAAAGGAATATTTTATCACCTATTCGAAATAATCTATCAAACAGTTGCCCACACTAGGAATGATATCATTAATATTCGCGGTAGCGCCAtccagtggaacagaatatttcaggaaccgaatGTAACACCGGTTCTGCGCAGATTTCATCTGCAGCTCTTTTAGGATTctccctgcatcccaatgtacATACTATCCGCCCTAAATAGTAGGCCTATATATGAatatgcacattgagacgcaggcTGTCTGTGGTTTGCATCTTGTCAGAGCGCATGCGCAAGACTAAGTAAAACCAAAAGTGTCGAAGAGTTAAATGTCTAACTTACCATTTAAAACTGTCAGAAAGACAGAGAGTAAAACAATGTTCCTCGTTTCGCTGTAGAGTTCCGTCATATCTGCTTTAATAAGCATGAGATTGCAGTGAAGGAATCTGCTCCCGTCTCTGAGCCGCACATAAAACCGAATAACAGCTCTAAAAACAGATAGTTAAAAACGACTGAGTTTTACTAACTGTTCATGGTTATTTTATCGAACTGGAAGAGGAATCACATCACTCAAACAGTCGGGAAACTACGAGCTTTTATGTTTTGCACTAATGTTTTGTTCACACCCATTCCGTGTTGCCAGATTGATCCGGCCAAACCTCTCCAAAACCCGCCCACTCCAACAAAACCCAAAAGAAAGTGATCGAATTCTATACTGACCGTGGCTtataagtactttttttttttttttttttttttttaactaaatagTGACAAAATAAATTGGTAAGAATGAATGAATTTCACAGACAGGAGAACAATACAACAGGGAAACAGATCAAAACATGGTAAAACGTACCGCAGTAAAGATAGTTTGCggtttgatattcagatttctttTGGCTATAATTACGCAGTGCGCTGTCATAGACATGCAAATAATACCAAATATCGTTCTCCATGATTTGTGAATTAAGGTGACGCTGTCCTTTGGGCCGAAATCAGGGTTTTTTTTCGTAGCgactcttaattttataatggctatagctccaaatgttggacacttagaggaatgaaactggtgtcatcttcaccagcttgatctgtgaattttttcacagcaaagctcttGTCCGTAAACCCCTTGGTAAGTCCGCCAGTAAGGAATGTGAAAGAAAGGCGTTCTTCATGTTTAACGTCTATTGAAAACTTTCAATGAGGGTCACTGACGTCACTAACAGATTCTGATCTGGAAAACTTTCAatagttttggtcagctgacccttccctgggtcataatcgcttttctgatctgtgaaaactttcacagttcagttttgggtcagctgacccttccctgggtcactaacatcgattctgatctgtgaaaactttcacagtttgAGTTTTGGGTCAGCTGAGCACTTTTCTGATTTGAAAATCACTCGTGGCCGTGTTTCTCTTTGCTCTGCCCcctgttttttgtttaatatgatatatatgatatatatatatatatatatatccctgggtcactaacatcgctattctatcaaaaaacatatacatatacatatcaTACATATCAtatgatctgtgaaaactttcacagttcataCGGGTCAGCTATACTAACATCATATATCATAGtttgggtcagctgacccttccctgggtcactaacatcgcttttctgatctgtgaaaactttcacagttcagtacgggtcagctgacccttccctgggtcactaacatcgcttttctgatctgtgaaatcttttacagttcagtacgggtcagctgacccttccttgggtcactaacatcgcttttctgatctgtgaaaactttcacagttcagtacgggtcagctgacccttccctgggtcactaacatcacttttctgatctgtgaaatcTTTCACCGTTGAGtttgggtcagctgacccttccctgggtcactaacatcgcttttctgatctgtgaaaactttcacagttcagtacgggtcagctgacccttccctgggtcactaacatcacttttctgatctgtgaaatcTTTCACCGTTGAGtttgggtcagctgacccttccctgggtcact includes the following:
- the LOC125280573 gene encoding uncharacterized protein LOC125280573 isoform X1 yields the protein MLIKADMTELYSETRNIVLLSVFLTVLNGVSGEVGETKKLSILEGNSITLHSDLTEIHKVDLMMWMYGAQKSIIAKLSGKNLMISIYDVDDGRFGDRLQLDNQTGSLTISDIRTKHSGDYQLRIISNETSYKTFSVTVHDVFFAGITNQKEGESITLHPGVNEIQKYDVILWMLSPDTLLAEIDITIQRISYGEDLRFRDRLQLDNQTGSLTITNSRTTDSGVYQLQISNTKETFYKRFEVLVAVPEPSLSSGVLAALVCISVLLVVAAAVIVGVCYYRHKYSRLKDEMKTKEVTAGDSVTLHTGITELQRYDKILWSFGPRGSDIAQINVQTKETSFGDDERFRERLQLNSETGDLTIRDVKITHSGDYHLKLFINKMSKSKRFRVILYVDSLRFSEGESFTLNTGVPELQTDDKVLWRFGSEEAIIAKRDRNTNHISYNDADDERFRGRLNMDNKTGSLSISNTKSTDSGVYHLQISSRNNVSYRKFRVTVWLDTLKVNAGDSVTLNTGITELDGDSKILWTHGDNDTCIAEINKATSKISLYRGNDVRFRDRLQLDHRTGSLTIWNISIAHSDVYKLQISSSRGNTCKRFVVIVKENKEQVKEGGCAVLNNDISELQGDALVLWMFGPDDNLIAKADIENKRTCTYDGSGGRFRDRLELDHQTGSLTITNFTNTDSGLYKLKIISSRETKYKRFRVTVRGNSVTETDSGDAGGSHQRENPEGIPLLPVNSSSSV